The genomic interval GCAGCAACTCGATCAAGATTATCTCCTGAAATTACCGCAATATCACCAAGTAAAATATCAGGACCAACAATTTCCACCGTATCATATGTATTGACTTCAATTGGTGAAGCTATCACCAGACGAAACGATAAATAAAAGCTTACCGCCAAGGCCAGCAATATTTTTCTTACCATAAAATTACACCTAACGTTTCAACCCATTTGCAATTTCAAGCATCGAATCCGACGTAGTAATTGCTTTTGAATTTGTTTCATACGCACGTTGTGCAACGATCATATTTACCATTTCATCAACAATTTGCACATTTGACATTTCAAGATATTGTTGAAGAATTGTACCAGTACCATCTTCTCCAGCCGCATTTACAATCGGCGCTCCAGAAGCTTCTGTTTCTTCATAGAGATTTTTACCGATTCTTGATAGTCCTGCGGGATTTACAAACCGAGCTAACTCAATTTGTCCAACTTCTTCAGTTGCTGCTTGCCCTGGAATTTTTACCGATACACGTCCATCAGCTGATATCGAAATGTCAGTAGCATCTTCCGGAATTAAAATTTCTGGTTCCATAGGATACCCATCAGACGTTACCAATCTACTTTCAGAATCTCGTTTAAAAGATCCATCTCTCGTATAGCCAATTGTACCGTCCGGCATCGTAACTTGGAAAAAACCTTTTCCTTGAATTGCCATGTCATATTCACTGCCTGTACTTTGCGGGCTACCTTGTGTATGTACATTATTTGTAGCGGATAAACGAACCCCATGCCCCATTTGTAAGCCTGTTGGAAGCTGTGTATCCGGGCCAGTTGTCGCACCAGCGAGATTCAATGTTTGATATACTAAATCTTGAAATTCAGCACGTTGCTTCTTATAGCCAGTTGTATTTACATTGGCTATATTATTTGAAATTACATCAATATTACTTTGTTGTGCTGCCATTCCCGATCCGGCAGTCCAAAGTGCTCTCATCATAATGAAAAACCTCCGTTTATTTTAACTTTAAACTCCATAACTATGCTAAAAATCATACATTTACAAAATATTCTTCTTATAAAATTATGATCTCTAAATAAACCTTCTATTATAATATCGTAAGAAATGACATAAATA from Massilibacillus massiliensis carries:
- the flgG gene encoding flagellar basal-body rod protein FlgG — encoded protein: MMRALWTAGSGMAAQQSNIDVISNNIANVNTTGYKKQRAEFQDLVYQTLNLAGATTGPDTQLPTGLQMGHGVRLSATNNVHTQGSPQSTGSEYDMAIQGKGFFQVTMPDGTIGYTRDGSFKRDSESRLVTSDGYPMEPEILIPEDATDISISADGRVSVKIPGQAATEEVGQIELARFVNPAGLSRIGKNLYEETEASGAPIVNAAGEDGTGTILQQYLEMSNVQIVDEMVNMIVAQRAYETNSKAITTSDSMLEIANGLKR